In Solidesulfovibrio fructosivorans JJ], a genomic segment contains:
- a CDS encoding methyl-accepting chemotaxis protein, whose protein sequence is MRMSLQLRLTIGTIIGFFLVVLVASGVSFWRLSDLADQAGATLSRTQADLGQNANPAVRDDLRALARRLDALPAETASVSALASILAAVLLAALFLWTINRSLMRPLERLAAYAKSVGGGKAAPLADDGRFIGRLGLLKDSLEAMVRIMEERLALAKAKAAEVEAAADAAEQASREATRAGKKDETRRMGMLAAGETLEGVADSIKKATADLRGEAKEVSLGAEEQKTCIDDTAASVSVMFDSTVAVAKSAEMAAEAAEQARSQATDGAAVVDDSVAAIGEVSTLTASLTANMAELGRQAESIGEVMTVITDIADQTNLLALNAAIEAARAGEAGRGFAVVADEVRKLAEKTMAATGEVGQVIKAIQNGTFDNIRHMEQASGAVDKATELAGSSRAALGEIVRLSGDAAAQIGSIAGASDEQVAASERIKTAIDRVRELSGRTTDGMVRSAGTIEALGGEIEELIKLNGVFKLIGQGTAQDAVERLAASPDMTGLAQADMERLMRGVLSQNAFLELLYATNAQGIQITENIAPAGFPTSSSGSVKGKNWSTRPWFTEVMQKKDTSISAIYVSEASGEYCLTISTPIFSGDRIAGVLGADIKVFG, encoded by the coding sequence ATGCGCATGTCCTTACAGCTGCGTCTGACCATCGGCACCATCATCGGTTTCTTCCTGGTGGTGCTGGTGGCAAGCGGCGTGTCTTTCTGGCGTCTTTCCGATCTGGCCGACCAGGCCGGTGCCACCCTGTCCCGGACCCAGGCCGACCTCGGGCAAAACGCCAATCCCGCCGTGCGCGACGACCTGCGCGCCCTGGCCCGGCGTCTCGACGCCCTGCCCGCCGAAACCGCTTCGGTTTCGGCCCTGGCTTCCATCCTCGCCGCCGTCCTTTTGGCGGCTCTTTTTTTATGGACCATAAACCGCTCCCTCATGCGGCCCCTCGAGCGGCTGGCCGCCTATGCCAAAAGCGTGGGCGGCGGCAAGGCCGCGCCCCTGGCCGACGACGGCCGGTTCATCGGCCGCCTGGGCCTGCTCAAGGACAGCCTGGAGGCCATGGTCCGGATCATGGAGGAACGGCTGGCCCTGGCCAAGGCCAAAGCCGCCGAGGTCGAAGCGGCCGCTGACGCCGCCGAGCAGGCTTCGCGCGAGGCCACCCGGGCGGGCAAGAAGGACGAGACCCGGCGCATGGGCATGCTGGCCGCCGGCGAAACCCTGGAAGGCGTGGCCGATTCCATCAAGAAAGCCACGGCCGACCTGCGGGGCGAGGCCAAGGAGGTCAGCCTCGGGGCCGAGGAGCAAAAGACCTGCATCGACGATACGGCCGCCTCGGTGTCCGTCATGTTCGACTCCACCGTGGCCGTGGCCAAAAGCGCCGAGATGGCCGCGGAAGCCGCCGAGCAGGCGCGAAGCCAGGCCACGGACGGGGCGGCCGTGGTGGACGATTCCGTGGCCGCCATCGGCGAAGTCAGCACGCTGACCGCGTCGCTTACGGCCAACATGGCCGAACTGGGCCGTCAGGCCGAGTCCATCGGGGAGGTCATGACCGTCATCACGGACATCGCCGACCAGACCAACCTGCTGGCCTTAAATGCCGCCATCGAGGCGGCCCGGGCCGGCGAGGCCGGGCGCGGCTTCGCCGTGGTCGCCGACGAGGTCCGCAAGCTGGCTGAAAAGACCATGGCCGCCACCGGCGAGGTGGGCCAGGTCATCAAAGCCATCCAGAACGGCACCTTCGACAACATCCGCCACATGGAGCAGGCCTCCGGGGCCGTGGACAAGGCCACGGAACTGGCCGGCAGCTCAAGGGCGGCGCTTGGCGAAATCGTGCGCCTCTCCGGCGACGCCGCCGCCCAGATCGGCTCCATCGCCGGAGCCTCGGACGAGCAGGTCGCGGCCAGCGAACGCATCAAGACCGCCATCGACCGGGTGCGCGAACTGTCCGGCCGCACCACCGACGGCATGGTCCGCTCGGCCGGCACCATCGAGGCGCTCGGCGGCGAGATCGAGGAACTCATCAAATTGAACGGGGTGTTCAAGCTCATCGGCCAGGGCACGGCCCAGGACGCGGTGGAACGGCTGGCCGCCTCCCCGGACATGACGGGACTCGCCCAGGCGGACATGGAACGCCTCATGCGCGGCGTGTTGTCGCAAAACGCCTTCCTGGAACTCCTCTACGCCACCAATGCCCAGGGCATCCAGATCACGGAAAATATCGCCCCGGCCGGCTTCCCGACCAGTTCCTCGGGTTCGGTCAAGGGCAAGAACTGGTCCACCAGGCCCTGGTTCACCGAGGTCATGCAGAAAAAGGACACGTCCATCTCGGCCATCTACGTGTCCGAGGCCTCGGGCGAGTACTGCCTGACCATCTCCACGCCCATCTTTTCCGGCGACCGCATCGCCGGGGTGCTCGGCGCGGATATCAAAGTGTTTGGATGA